One part of the Sorangiineae bacterium MSr11954 genome encodes these proteins:
- a CDS encoding uracil-DNA glycosylase, whose translation MTPDDPRAELAQIAASLRAYLEWQQESGASGIPRGARVPAPAASEAAARAPAYAEPPKEPAARAPASYETQQPRVAASEPRPVASESRGAAPVVLPVVHETPQAATHGNGPQGLARLEQMRHEVAGCTKCGLAATRTNTVFSRGNPQSKLCFVGEAPGADEDAQGLPFVGRAGQLLDKMIAAMGLSPDNDVYVCNIIKCRPPGNRRPTPEESSTCIPYLHEQLAIVRPRVIVALGNTAVASLLQTTMGITKIRGQWKLYRGATLVMPTYHPSYLLRPSATLQQAKREAWDDLQLVMKELGLELPKKK comes from the coding sequence ATGACGCCGGACGATCCCCGCGCCGAGCTTGCCCAGATCGCGGCCTCGCTGCGGGCGTATCTCGAGTGGCAGCAAGAGTCGGGCGCGAGCGGCATCCCACGCGGCGCCCGGGTGCCCGCCCCCGCCGCGTCCGAAGCCGCAGCGCGGGCGCCGGCGTATGCCGAGCCTCCGAAGGAGCCGGCCGCGCGAGCGCCGGCTTCGTACGAAACGCAGCAACCGCGCGTTGCGGCGTCCGAGCCTAGGCCCGTAGCTTCGGAGTCACGGGGCGCGGCGCCGGTGGTTCTCCCCGTTGTTCACGAGACGCCGCAAGCTGCGACCCATGGAAACGGGCCGCAAGGGCTCGCGCGCCTCGAGCAGATGCGGCACGAGGTGGCGGGTTGCACCAAGTGCGGGCTCGCGGCGACGCGCACGAACACGGTATTTTCGCGCGGCAACCCGCAGTCGAAGCTTTGCTTCGTGGGCGAAGCGCCGGGGGCCGATGAAGATGCGCAAGGGCTCCCGTTCGTCGGCCGCGCGGGGCAGCTGCTCGACAAGATGATCGCGGCGATGGGGCTCTCGCCGGACAACGACGTCTATGTCTGCAACATCATCAAGTGCCGCCCGCCCGGCAATCGACGCCCCACCCCCGAAGAGTCGAGCACCTGCATCCCGTACTTGCACGAGCAGCTCGCCATCGTGCGGCCGCGCGTGATCGTGGCGCTCGGGAACACGGCGGTCGCCTCGCTCCTGCAGACGACCATGGGGATCACCAAGATCCGCGGGCAGTGGAAGCTCTATCGCGGCGCCACCTTGGTGATGCCCACGTACCACCCGTCGTATTTGCTCCGCCCCAGCGCCACGTTGCAGCAAGCCAAGCGCGAGGCGTGGGACGATTTGCAGCTGGTGATGAAAGAGCTGGGGCTCGAGCTGCCGAAGAAGAAGTAG
- a CDS encoding DUF2846 domain-containing protein translates to MMNVARSRSARSIASWGGFAVLVFYVAGCTSWKLSEPETATVHPFLPQPAHLAKVCVIRTSVLEKGVTFVSRDNGVLVGATRGASYFCYYAEPGDHDLAIEAEVESSAKLRARPGESYYLKEEVAVLRGKVQGRGVWVDEAVARNMVDDSSYVLLVGAPGRERVPGDLPFAPAKRQLEQLEQLGGSSANDG, encoded by the coding sequence ATGATGAACGTAGCGCGGAGTCGGTCGGCACGATCCATTGCGTCTTGGGGTGGCTTTGCGGTTCTCGTCTTTTACGTGGCCGGCTGCACCAGCTGGAAGCTCTCCGAGCCGGAGACGGCCACCGTGCACCCGTTTTTGCCGCAGCCCGCGCACCTCGCCAAGGTGTGCGTGATCCGAACGTCCGTTCTCGAAAAGGGCGTGACCTTCGTTTCACGCGACAACGGCGTGCTCGTGGGGGCCACGCGCGGGGCCAGCTATTTTTGCTATTACGCCGAGCCCGGCGATCACGATCTCGCCATCGAGGCGGAGGTCGAGTCGAGCGCCAAGCTCCGCGCGCGCCCGGGCGAGTCGTACTACTTGAAAGAGGAGGTCGCCGTTCTGCGCGGGAAGGTGCAGGGCCGCGGGGTTTGGGTCGACGAGGCCGTCGCGCGCAACATGGTCGACGATTCGAGCTATGTGCTCCTCGTCGGGGCACCGGGCCGCGAGCGCGTCCCCGGCGACTTACCGTTCGCGCCGGCCAAGCGGCAGCTGGAGCAGCTGGAGCAGCTAGGTGGATCGTCCGCGAACGATGGATGA
- a CDS encoding rhomboid family intramembrane serine protease — protein sequence MSNAQEDNADLAAPAEATRAYSGAPFTLFLTVVIALVFLGEMGVTWSNLGFAWAELANVLFAIPEDVAMQFGANYATATLYEGRIDTLLSSCFVHFGALHILFNLFALRVVGSALEREVGTGRTSVLYLGAGVVSNMVSAIWYGWHLEGQNVGAGASGVVCGLIGATLVVGFRTEGGWRSPLTLVMALWLTVTLALGKQGGFDNAAHMGGAVAGGLIALLWRRGAESPMHRNVSTAAALACVALAGVLVLYYDLTRPFATMPVPQRQKYAMRAVLFGNCQEAWGAARAARRLAPRAEDVLQTVQRVRALCGSDPHTPPPPDSGGASR from the coding sequence GTGTCAAACGCCCAGGAGGACAACGCCGACCTCGCGGCACCCGCCGAAGCCACGCGCGCCTACAGCGGCGCGCCGTTTACGCTGTTTTTGACGGTCGTCATCGCGCTCGTGTTTCTCGGGGAGATGGGGGTCACCTGGTCCAACCTCGGGTTCGCATGGGCGGAGCTCGCCAACGTGCTCTTCGCGATCCCCGAGGACGTGGCCATGCAGTTCGGGGCCAACTACGCGACCGCCACCCTCTACGAAGGCCGCATCGACACCTTGCTGTCCTCGTGCTTCGTGCACTTCGGGGCCCTGCACATCCTCTTCAACCTGTTTGCCCTGCGGGTGGTCGGCTCCGCCCTCGAGCGCGAGGTGGGCACCGGACGAACGAGCGTGCTCTACCTGGGCGCCGGTGTGGTCAGCAACATGGTGAGCGCCATCTGGTACGGCTGGCACCTGGAAGGACAAAACGTTGGCGCGGGCGCGTCGGGGGTCGTTTGCGGGCTCATCGGTGCAACCTTGGTGGTCGGGTTTCGAACCGAGGGCGGGTGGCGCAGCCCCTTGACCCTGGTCATGGCCCTCTGGCTCACCGTCACCTTGGCCCTGGGAAAACAAGGGGGATTCGACAACGCAGCCCACATGGGCGGCGCCGTGGCCGGCGGGCTGATCGCGCTTCTCTGGCGGCGCGGAGCCGAATCGCCCATGCACCGCAATGTGTCGACCGCCGCGGCCCTGGCCTGCGTCGCCCTGGCCGGGGTGCTCGTCCTCTACTACGACCTCACCCGGCCGTTTGCGACCATGCCCGTACCCCAGAGGCAAAAATACGCGATGCGCGCCGTGCTTTTCGGCAACTGCCAGGAAGCGTGGGGCGCCGCCCGGGCCGCTCGCCGCCTGGCCCCTCGCGCGGAGGACGTGCTCCAGACCGTGCAGCGGGTGCGCGCCCTCTGCGGGAGCGACCCTCATACACCTCCACCACCCGACTCGGGCGGCGCCTCCCGATAA
- a CDS encoding sensor domain-containing diguanylate cyclase produces MDPLVRGSLLVRRIIRRGHGLALGCALGAYVIAGGATGPLDVGSIAAAALFFALLVPRLRARWSHDRTRSPRSPDRVSEVPILLDVELGVLLTIGLSAALLRFEGTLDGVFSPVMYVLVALVAALARPVAAVLVLGSVIGFEALIRQYLLLEPNFDKLMPHAVFAVTFAILNLAFLRVEVARTRAAARARVEAELRRLKDDARSYRLLGAGEGSADAHAEQSAERLARSSVEEIHQSVHYALELLRRTLGLHTAVLLWLNDAETHFKISELSTESDDIHDAPIAVGDGVLGAVVAKRERVTLSGLKPSYKVPYYAGACPVSVLAAIPVLEGLEALRGILVIDRTENRPFSTQEEELAAQAARYCLRAIQNERVFVQLERAKVEQGKLYRAAQALGAATSEKDVLEAGVRAAREIASFDLAAVTIFDETTRTHEVCAAKSANGQIDDLVGVRFAHNTGLVSMVVQNRFPLPYKGQYDPTHQTVLTRRHPWPKLPSLLVLPLLQHEKPLGTLILGARRRNAFGESVRPTLEVLASHLAVSLSNARMVHKLEMMATTDGLTGLLNKRAMLEAATQKVAAAARFGRKLSVLVTDIDFFKKVNDTYGHDVGDVVIKGLGDILQRQRRATDLVARFGGEEFVVLCEETNEEGAMLLAERIRQELGKTVFHTPNGKLQVTCSIGIATFSPGHVRGVASSASASNKGADSNKSEGWDALFKAADEALYVSKRTGRNRCTAAAPTRTTKTRAS; encoded by the coding sequence ATGGATCCGCTCGTCCGAGGGTCGCTGCTCGTCCGGCGTATCATCCGACGCGGACATGGTCTCGCGCTCGGATGTGCGCTGGGGGCCTATGTGATCGCGGGCGGGGCGACCGGGCCTCTGGACGTAGGCAGCATCGCGGCGGCCGCGCTCTTCTTCGCGCTGCTGGTACCGCGGCTGCGCGCGCGCTGGTCGCACGATCGAACGCGTTCGCCGCGCTCGCCGGATCGGGTGAGCGAGGTACCGATTCTCCTGGACGTGGAGCTGGGGGTGCTCCTCACCATCGGCCTATCCGCTGCGCTCCTGCGCTTCGAGGGGACGCTCGACGGGGTGTTCTCCCCGGTCATGTATGTGCTCGTAGCGCTGGTCGCCGCGCTGGCGCGGCCGGTGGCGGCGGTGCTGGTGCTGGGCTCCGTGATCGGCTTCGAGGCGCTCATCCGGCAGTACCTTCTGCTGGAGCCGAACTTCGACAAGCTGATGCCGCACGCGGTGTTCGCGGTGACCTTCGCCATCCTGAACCTCGCCTTTCTGCGGGTCGAGGTGGCGCGCACCCGCGCGGCGGCGCGCGCTCGGGTGGAGGCCGAGCTCCGGCGACTCAAGGACGACGCGCGCAGCTACCGGCTGCTCGGCGCAGGCGAGGGGAGCGCAGACGCCCACGCCGAGCAGAGCGCGGAGCGGCTGGCGCGATCGAGCGTCGAAGAGATCCATCAATCCGTGCATTATGCACTCGAATTGCTGCGCCGCACCTTGGGGCTGCACACGGCGGTGCTGCTCTGGCTCAACGACGCGGAGACGCACTTCAAGATCAGCGAGCTGTCGACCGAGTCCGACGACATCCACGACGCGCCCATCGCCGTCGGCGACGGTGTGCTCGGCGCCGTGGTCGCAAAACGCGAGCGGGTCACCTTATCGGGGCTCAAGCCCTCGTACAAAGTGCCTTATTACGCGGGGGCCTGTCCGGTGAGCGTGCTGGCCGCCATCCCGGTGCTCGAGGGCCTCGAGGCGTTGCGCGGCATTTTGGTCATCGACCGCACGGAGAACCGTCCGTTCTCCACCCAAGAAGAGGAGCTGGCGGCGCAAGCGGCGCGGTATTGCTTGCGGGCCATCCAGAACGAGCGCGTGTTCGTGCAACTCGAGCGCGCCAAGGTGGAGCAGGGAAAGCTCTATCGCGCCGCGCAAGCGCTGGGCGCCGCCACCAGCGAGAAGGACGTGCTCGAAGCCGGCGTGCGGGCCGCGCGCGAGATCGCCAGCTTCGATCTGGCCGCGGTGACCATCTTCGACGAGACCACGCGCACGCACGAGGTGTGCGCCGCCAAGAGCGCGAATGGCCAAATCGACGATTTGGTCGGGGTGCGCTTTGCCCACAATACGGGGCTGGTCTCCATGGTGGTGCAAAACCGCTTTCCGCTCCCGTACAAAGGCCAATACGATCCGACGCACCAAACCGTGCTCACGCGGCGGCACCCGTGGCCCAAGCTCCCGTCGCTGTTGGTGCTGCCGCTTCTGCAGCACGAAAAGCCGCTGGGCACCTTGATCCTCGGCGCCCGCCGCCGCAACGCTTTTGGCGAGTCGGTGCGGCCGACTTTGGAGGTGCTGGCCAGCCACCTGGCGGTGAGCCTCTCCAACGCGCGCATGGTTCACAAGCTCGAAATGATGGCGACGACCGATGGGCTCACGGGGCTCCTCAACAAGCGCGCCATGCTCGAAGCGGCGACGCAGAAGGTCGCGGCGGCGGCGCGCTTCGGTCGGAAGCTCTCGGTGCTGGTGACCGACATCGACTTCTTCAAGAAGGTGAACGACACCTACGGCCACGATGTGGGCGATGTGGTGATCAAAGGCCTGGGCGACATCCTGCAGCGCCAGCGCCGCGCCACCGACTTGGTCGCCCGTTTCGGCGGCGAAGAGTTCGTGGTGCTCTGCGAGGAGACGAACGAAGAGGGGGCGATGCTCCTCGCCGAGCGCATCCGGCAGGAGCTGGGCAAAACCGTATTCCACACGCCCAACGGCAAGCTCCAGGTCACGTGCTCCATCGGCATCGCCACCTTCTCCCCCGGCCATGTGCGCGGCGTCGCGTCCTCGGCGAGCGCTAGCAACAAAGGCGCCGACTCGAACAAGTCCGAGGGCTGGGACGCCCTCTTCAAAGCCGCCGACGAAGCCCTCTACGTCTCCAAGCGCACCGGCCGAAACCGCTGCACCGCGGCGGCCCCCACCCGCACCACGAAGACGCGCGCGAGCTGA
- a CDS encoding S1 family peptidase yields the protein MTLCSGALVAPNLVLTARHCVAKAITTMPSCDADGRSHNGAHIGEDADPSAIVVYVGDRVQVDRDVPRARAVRTLHPTGHVLCDADVAYVILDRPITGVTILPLRLHDSVQSGDEVVPVGFGGGAANVIGQRRPRERSTVLAVGPAANQDTGAVLGPREFEVDAATCRGDSGGPAIDVHTGEIVGVVSRGGSCSAHGNHVYTRVDAYARLARVAFGAAEREAADVAQR from the coding sequence GTGACCTTGTGCAGCGGCGCGCTGGTTGCTCCCAACCTGGTGTTGACCGCGCGCCATTGCGTGGCGAAGGCCATCACCACCATGCCGTCGTGCGACGCCGATGGACGATCGCACAACGGTGCGCACATCGGCGAGGACGCCGACCCTTCCGCCATCGTGGTCTACGTGGGCGATCGGGTGCAAGTCGACCGCGACGTTCCGCGCGCCCGCGCCGTGCGCACGCTCCACCCCACGGGGCACGTGCTCTGCGACGCCGACGTGGCCTACGTGATCCTGGATCGCCCCATCACCGGCGTAACCATTCTGCCCTTGCGGCTCCACGATTCCGTACAGTCGGGCGATGAAGTGGTCCCTGTCGGTTTCGGCGGGGGCGCCGCCAATGTCATCGGCCAGCGCCGCCCGCGCGAGCGAAGCACCGTGCTCGCCGTGGGGCCCGCTGCCAACCAAGACACCGGCGCCGTGCTCGGGCCGCGCGAGTTCGAGGTCGACGCGGCCACCTGCCGCGGTGACTCCGGCGGGCCGGCCATCGACGTCCACACCGGCGAGATCGTCGGCGTGGTCTCGCGCGGCGGCAGCTGTTCCGCGCACGGCAACCACGTGTACACGCGGGTCGATGCGTATGCGCGGCTCGCACGCGTCGCCTTCGGCGCCGCGGAGCGCGAAGCGGCGGACGTGGCGCAGCGATGA
- a CDS encoding biopolymer transporter ExbD produces the protein MAGGAADDADDAITGINVTPLVDITLVLLIIFMVTAKLIVKSESIPLDLPSAATGTSEVQTVLSIALGAGGETQVDQRPVPNDDAILTLANEAHTKDPQLRAVIKADSAVPHGRVIHVLDLLKQAHVSKIAFGVTPAPPVVPVPKPK, from the coding sequence ATGGCCGGAGGTGCAGCCGACGACGCGGATGACGCGATCACAGGCATCAACGTCACGCCGCTGGTCGACATCACGCTCGTTCTCCTGATCATCTTCATGGTGACGGCAAAGCTCATCGTGAAGTCCGAGTCGATCCCGCTCGACCTCCCGAGCGCCGCGACCGGCACCAGCGAGGTGCAGACCGTTCTATCCATCGCGCTGGGCGCGGGCGGAGAGACCCAGGTCGATCAGCGCCCGGTGCCGAACGACGACGCCATCCTGACCCTGGCCAACGAGGCCCACACCAAGGATCCCCAGCTGCGCGCGGTCATCAAGGCCGACAGCGCCGTGCCGCACGGGCGCGTGATCCACGTGCTGGACTTGCTGAAGCAGGCGCACGTCTCCAAAATTGCATTCGGCGTCACGCCTGCGCCCCCCGTGGTTCCCGTTCCAAAACCCAAGTGA
- a CDS encoding tRNA pseudouridine(13) synthase TruD produces the protein MARIKVLPEDFVVDEIPLYEPCGTGEHLYIRFTKREMTTDAAVDVIARTVGVRARDVGVAGMKDRMAITTQTVSVPFAPDRDTKAMALVHERINVLDTKRHTNKLRTGHLRANRFAIRIRDVADVDGAICAFERIGREGVPNAFGAQRFGREGDNAERTRAWLTGKAPAPRDPRLKRLLFSALQSAVYNEVLRRRVGDGTWNTCLEGDLAKRHDSGGLFLCTDVQEDRARAERGEISATGPLPGAKMREPEGTPRDLEREVVREFLGDDIDLTKLVPLGEGTRRPLRLWVSDLRIEREEREEGSSIRVYFVLPKGAYATTVISAAISLDAEAGKGTDHLSTNGEAYTCEDGAIEPDGQQRDH, from the coding sequence ATGGCACGCATAAAAGTCCTTCCAGAAGATTTCGTCGTCGATGAGATTCCGCTCTACGAACCCTGCGGAACCGGAGAGCACCTCTACATTCGCTTCACCAAGCGGGAGATGACCACCGACGCCGCCGTCGATGTCATCGCGCGAACGGTCGGCGTTCGCGCACGGGACGTCGGGGTGGCCGGGATGAAGGATCGCATGGCCATCACCACGCAGACGGTCTCGGTGCCGTTCGCGCCCGATCGCGACACCAAGGCGATGGCGCTGGTGCACGAGCGTATCAACGTGCTCGATACGAAGCGCCATACGAACAAGCTCCGCACGGGCCATCTGCGGGCCAACCGATTTGCCATCCGCATCCGCGACGTGGCCGACGTGGACGGCGCCATCTGCGCCTTCGAGCGCATCGGCCGCGAAGGGGTGCCCAACGCCTTCGGCGCACAACGATTTGGCCGCGAGGGCGACAATGCCGAGCGAACCCGAGCGTGGCTCACCGGCAAAGCCCCGGCGCCGCGCGATCCGCGCTTGAAACGCCTGCTGTTCTCCGCCCTTCAATCCGCCGTTTACAACGAGGTGCTCCGGCGGCGCGTGGGCGATGGAACCTGGAACACCTGCCTGGAAGGCGACTTGGCCAAACGGCACGACTCCGGTGGCCTCTTTCTCTGCACCGATGTTCAGGAGGATCGCGCGCGCGCCGAGCGGGGGGAAATATCGGCCACCGGGCCACTTCCCGGGGCCAAAATGCGTGAGCCCGAGGGGACCCCGCGCGACCTGGAGCGAGAAGTGGTGCGCGAGTTCCTGGGTGACGACATCGACCTCACCAAGCTGGTGCCACTCGGCGAGGGGACCCGCAGGCCCCTGCGCCTGTGGGTGTCCGACCTTCGGATCGAAAGAGAAGAGAGGGAAGAAGGTTCCAGCATCCGGGTTTACTTTGTGCTACCGAAAGGCGCCTATGCCACCACCGTGATTTCTGCCGCAATCTCTCTCGATGCAGAGGCCGGCAAAGGCACGGATCACCTCTCCACCAACGGCGAGGCTTATACCTGCGAGGACGGAGCGATCGAACCCGATGGGCAACAACGAGATCATTGA
- a CDS encoding MotA/TolQ/ExbB proton channel family protein, translating to MGNNEIIERVKNAMVGAGAAWVLWLMLILSVVSLAIMLERAWLYFSLRDDVGTLMRELGKLLRAGDLEGARKRLEASPSAEAAVVLAGVVEASYGADAAAEAMAGASALQKTKLEKRLAYLGTLGNNAPFIGLLGTVIGIVGAFEELGKANAKPVAQAGAAAAANAAAAAASAANAGAQIASAAVMSNIAEALVATAVGLVVAIPAVAAFNMFQRIVKTTLSNTDALGHVLLAYLKSTEKGLLRPAAAGAGSSSPAPTRRVSQNPQNPREDDEGAN from the coding sequence ATGGGCAACAACGAGATCATTGAGCGGGTCAAAAATGCAATGGTGGGGGCGGGGGCCGCGTGGGTCCTCTGGTTGATGTTGATTCTGAGCGTCGTCTCGCTGGCGATCATGCTCGAGCGAGCCTGGCTTTACTTCTCGCTCCGTGACGACGTCGGCACCTTGATGCGGGAGCTCGGCAAGCTGCTGCGCGCGGGCGATCTCGAGGGAGCGCGCAAGCGCCTCGAGGCGTCGCCGAGCGCGGAGGCGGCGGTCGTGTTGGCTGGCGTGGTCGAGGCAAGCTACGGCGCCGATGCCGCGGCGGAGGCGATGGCCGGGGCGAGCGCCCTGCAGAAGACGAAGCTGGAGAAGCGCTTGGCGTACCTCGGCACCCTGGGCAACAACGCGCCCTTCATCGGGCTGCTGGGCACCGTCATCGGTATCGTCGGCGCGTTCGAAGAGCTCGGAAAGGCGAACGCCAAGCCGGTCGCGCAGGCCGGTGCGGCGGCGGCGGCAAACGCGGCCGCGGCCGCGGCTTCGGCGGCGAACGCAGGCGCGCAGATCGCGTCGGCTGCGGTCATGAGCAACATCGCCGAAGCGCTGGTGGCCACGGCGGTCGGTCTGGTCGTCGCCATCCCGGCGGTCGCGGCGTTCAACATGTTCCAGCGCATCGTGAAGACGACCCTGTCGAACACGGACGCGCTCGGGCACGTGCTCCTCGCGTACTTGAAGTCGACGGAGAAGGGTCTCTTGCGGCCCGCAGCCGCGGGAGCCGGGTCGAGCTCGCCCGCGCCCACGCGCCGCGTCTCGCAGAACCCGCAAAACCCGCGCGAAGACGATGAAGGGGCGAACTGA
- a CDS encoding thiamine pyrophosphate-binding protein, giving the protein MTRIVSAIARALSMHSDRAFGVVGSGNFHLVNALRAAGMDFVAARHEGGAATMADAYARIGRRGGVLTVHQGPGLTNALTGIAEAAKSRTPLLVLVPEVSSPRSNFHLDLPALAKGIGAGFVRARGAADIPAPRELSAQGTVMVALPVDVLAADSGEANERETPSVVVSEPGGEERFPLSDAEPLLERIASARRPVFIAGHGAVMSGAGPALAELAERCGALLAVSARAKGLFVGNPWYLDVSGGFASPLAAELIRGADLVVAWGASLTMWTTRHGRIFDPDATVAQVALHPGDLGSHTRVDCGVVGDARKVAECIGAALVQRGFTSKGYRSDALRERIASAVRWRDVPYEDDSDGERLDPRTLTIALDDMLPEARTVAVDSGNFVGYPAMYLRVPDERAFCFTQAFQSIGLGLPTAIGAALARPDRLTVAAVGDGGFLMSIAELETVTRLGLPMLIVVYDDAAYGAEVHHFAPGGHPLDTVQFPDRDLAAMARGFGCEALTVRTRADLEPLLSWLASPRESALLIDAKVTSKRGAWWLEEAFVGH; this is encoded by the coding sequence ATGACGCGTATCGTCTCCGCGATCGCACGCGCGCTGTCGATGCATTCGGATCGTGCCTTCGGGGTCGTGGGCAGCGGCAACTTCCACCTCGTCAACGCGCTGCGCGCGGCGGGTATGGATTTCGTGGCCGCGCGGCACGAGGGCGGCGCGGCCACCATGGCCGATGCCTATGCGCGCATCGGGCGGCGCGGCGGGGTGCTCACCGTGCACCAAGGGCCTGGCCTCACCAACGCGCTGACCGGGATCGCGGAGGCGGCCAAGAGCCGCACGCCGCTCTTGGTGTTGGTGCCGGAGGTCTCCTCGCCGCGCTCGAACTTCCACCTCGATCTGCCGGCGCTGGCCAAGGGCATCGGCGCCGGGTTCGTGCGCGCCCGCGGCGCCGCCGACATCCCCGCGCCGCGCGAGCTCTCCGCGCAGGGAACGGTGATGGTCGCGCTCCCCGTCGACGTCCTCGCCGCGGACTCCGGCGAGGCGAACGAGCGTGAAACTCCCTCGGTGGTGGTCTCGGAGCCGGGCGGGGAAGAGCGCTTCCCGCTCTCCGACGCCGAGCCGCTGCTCGAGCGAATCGCTTCGGCGCGGCGTCCGGTGTTCATCGCGGGGCATGGCGCGGTGATGTCGGGCGCGGGGCCGGCGCTCGCCGAGCTCGCGGAGCGGTGCGGCGCGCTGCTCGCCGTATCGGCGCGCGCCAAGGGGCTCTTCGTGGGCAACCCATGGTACCTCGATGTGTCGGGCGGCTTTGCGTCGCCGCTGGCCGCGGAGCTGATTCGAGGCGCCGATCTGGTGGTGGCCTGGGGCGCGTCGCTCACCATGTGGACCACGCGCCACGGCCGCATCTTCGACCCCGACGCCACGGTGGCGCAGGTGGCGCTGCACCCCGGCGATCTGGGGAGCCACACCCGCGTGGACTGCGGCGTGGTGGGCGACGCGCGCAAGGTCGCCGAGTGCATCGGCGCGGCGCTCGTGCAGCGCGGGTTCACGAGCAAAGGCTACCGATCCGACGCGCTGCGCGAGCGCATCGCGAGCGCCGTCCGATGGCGCGACGTGCCCTACGAGGACGACTCCGACGGCGAGCGGCTCGATCCGCGCACCTTGACGATCGCGCTCGACGACATGCTGCCGGAGGCGCGCACGGTGGCCGTCGACTCGGGCAACTTCGTGGGCTACCCCGCCATGTACCTGCGGGTGCCCGATGAGCGGGCCTTTTGCTTTACGCAGGCGTTTCAATCCATCGGCCTGGGCCTGCCGACGGCCATCGGCGCGGCGCTGGCGCGGCCGGATCGTCTGACGGTGGCCGCGGTGGGCGACGGCGGTTTCCTCATGAGCATCGCCGAGCTGGAGACGGTCACGCGGCTCGGGCTGCCCATGCTCATCGTCGTCTACGACGACGCGGCCTACGGCGCGGAGGTCCATCATTTCGCGCCCGGGGGCCACCCGCTCGACACCGTGCAGTTCCCCGATCGCGATCTGGCCGCCATGGCGCGCGGCTTCGGCTGCGAGGCGCTCACGGTGCGCACGCGCGCCGATCTCGAGCCGCTGCTCTCGTGGCTGGCGAGCCCGCGCGAGAGCGCACTCTTGATCGACGCCAAGGTCACGTCGAAGCGCGGCGCGTGGTGGCTCGAGGAGGCCTTCGTCGGGCACTGA